One window from the genome of Helicoverpa zea isolate HzStark_Cry1AcR chromosome 6, ilHelZeax1.1, whole genome shotgun sequence encodes:
- the LOC124631545 gene encoding uncharacterized protein LOC124631545, with protein sequence MKNIFFLNFSLILIYFYDVECMTVIPERANIIYTNPKYLENTTITVRRYSRKSPYYINLVGFTKHEWNNNITVDVVLKQFLHNEYRRSFIEMHYKLCDFINKEPFVGGAAKNAGLRCPMPAGHQAMVNMTAPTENFPNVFPFERGSVDIDVSVTGTKELVMQLSIKLTFIQKKIAI encoded by the exons atgaaaaacattttttttctaaacttttccttaattttgatatatttctATGATGttgaa TGTATGACTGTTATCCCCGAGAGGGCGAATATAATATACACGAACCCCAAATACCTGGAGAACACGACGATCACCGTGCGCCGCTATAGCAGGAAGTCTCCCTACTATATCAACCTTGTTGGCTTCACTAAACATGAATGGAATAACAATATAACG GTGGACGTAGTTCTCAAGCAGTTCTTGCATAACGAGTACCGACGTTCATTTATTGAGATGCATTACAAATTATGCGATTTCATAAACAAGGAGCCTTTTGTAGGGGGCGCTGCAAAAAATGCCGGCCTACGGTGCCCTATGCCAGCC GGACATCAAGCTATGGTGAACATGACGGCTCCTACAGAAAACTTTCCGAATGTGTTTCCCTTCGAGAGAGGCAGCGTGGACATCGACGTTTCCGTCACAGGCACGAAGGAGTTGGTCATGCAGTTGTCCATTAAATTAACCTTCATACAGAAGAAAATAGCaatataa